One region of Triticum aestivum cultivar Chinese Spring chromosome 6B, IWGSC CS RefSeq v2.1, whole genome shotgun sequence genomic DNA includes:
- the LOC123138874 gene encoding F-box protein At5g03970, whose product MWPLEDDDLLPEILVRLPPQPSSLPRASAVCKRWRLLVSDPGFSRRFRIHHRRSPPLLGFFRRNDGLPFVPTLDAPDRVSPGRFSLQRGDGDRFMPLGCRHGLVLISNKPKNQILVCDPVTGDQHRLVVPPGVAVHAEKTSINGAVLRARAAGDEAQHFQVVLTVADNDHEQHHRALACVYSSETGAWGDLVSTQLPPDVLMSDAPTLVSTDKPAVLVGDSLYWKLAGNMDGILEFDLEKQSLAVIRVPVHILEEGQYMFLIMRAEGGGLGLLIQTDCSIQLWKMKTDCDGVASWGLGRTIELDKLLSLKSQETNMLIPGLEEENNVVFVWADHIVFTVHLESMKFKKLSGTYPLSHYHPFRSVYAAGI is encoded by the exons ATGTGGCCACTGGAGGACGACGATCTGCTCCCCGAGATCCTCGTCCGCCTGCCCCCGCAGCCCTCCTCTCTGCCCCGCGCCTCCGCCGTATGCAAGCGCTGGCGCCTCCTCGTCTCCGACCCAGGATTCTCCCGCCGCTTCCGGATCCACCACCGCCGCAGCCCTCCCCTCCTCGGTTTCTTCCGCAGGAATGACGGCCTGCCCTTCGTACCCACTCTCGACGCCCCGGATCGTGTCTCCCCCGGTCGTTTCTCCTTGCAGCGCGGCGACGGCGACCGGTTCATGCCCCTCGGATGCCGCCATGGCCTGGTACTCATCTCCAACAAACCTAAGAACCAGATCCTGGTGTGTGACCCCGTCACCGGCGACCAGCACCGCCTTGTCGTGCCCCCGGGGGTTGCAGTACATGCAGAGAAGACATCGATCAACGGGGCGGTGCTTCGTGCTCGTGCTGCCGGAGACGAGGCCCAGCACTTCCAAGTGGTGTTGACAGTGGCAGACAACGACCACGAGCAACACCATCGAGCTCTTGCCTGCGTTTACTCGTCAGAGACCGGCGCATGGGGTGATCTTGTCTCAACGCAGCTTCCACCTGATGTTCTAATGAGTGATGCTCCCACCTTGGTTTCTACTGACAAGCCTGCTGTGCTGGTTGGGGATTCCCTTTACTGGAAGCTTGCTGGGAATATGGATGGAATTCTCGAGTTCGATTTGGAGAAGCAAAGCCTAGCTGTGATACGGGTGCCGGTGCATATCCTTGAAGAGGGCCAGTACATGTTCTTGATTATGCGGGCAGAGGGTGGAGGCCTTGGTTTACTCATCCAGACAGACTGCAGCATCCAACTGTGGAAGATGAAGACTGATTGTGATGGTGTTGCTTCATGGGGGCTTGGAAGAACCATTGAACTGGACAAGCTACTTTCTCTGAAATCTCAGGAGACTAACATGTTGATACCAGGGCTCGAGGAGGAAAATAATGTGGTATTCGTGTGGGCAGATCACATCGTCTTTACGGTCCATCTTGAGTCAATGAAGTTCAAGAAGCTTTCTGGAACCTACCCCCTTTCTCATTATCATCCATTCAGAAGTGTCTACGCTGCAG GTATCTAG